The DNA window CCGGTGACGGCTGAGGGACCCGACACCCAGCTGCACCCCTCCAGCACCACCAGGGGCGGCTCACACACGGAGGCGAAGCCATTTGCCGGCTGTTTTCCCCCAAAAGATGGGGCTGGCAAGTGGGCGCCTACGCCAAAGCGGGGCTGGCTGGGAAGGGTGACAGGGGGGTCCCTGTGCGGGTGGGGAACGGCCATTTtattggaggaggaggaggaggaggaggaggaggaggaggacgaggaggaggaggaggaggaaggcccCTGCCCTCCATGGAGCCCGCCTCCAACAtggagcccagctccagcactgcgCATGCGCAAGGGGAGGGGGCGCgcagagggaggaggagcagagggaggggcACAGAGGCAGCTGCGCATGCGCAAAGGGAGACGGTAGCAGAAGGGAGCACCGCGGTCGCGCATGCGCAAAGCGAGCGGCGCGCCGGCTCGCCCCGCGCATGCGCGCAGGTGCGCGGGCCGGCTGCTGCGCATGCGCAGAGCCGCCGGGGCCATGGCCGCCGCCGGCCGTTGCtgaggcgccgccgccgcccggccgccatgaggaggaggcggcggcggagcggccATGGGCTCGCTGAGCAGCCGGGTgctgaggcggcggcggggcggcggcggctcctcctcctcctcgccggGGGCTGGGGACGGCGGCGGAGGGGGCcgaggggggaagaggaggcgcggcggggccgaggGGCCCGGGGACAGCGACAGCGAGGGGGAGGCCGAGCGGGAGGAGCGGCTGCTCAACGCCCCCCGCAGGTccgggggggtcctgggggggtttgggggttcTTGGgggtggggctttggggggTTCTGGGGCGGTTCGGGGAGGTTCTGGGAGGTTTTGGGCGCGTTCTGAGGTCCTTTGGGGGTGTtctgggggctttggggaaTTCTGAGGGGGGGTTCTGGGGTTTTTTAGTGGGtcggggggctttggggggggtCAGAAGTTTGGGGAGGCTTTTGGGGGGGCTGAGGCTTTTTAAAAGGGGTTTCTGGGGCATTTGAGGGTTTTGGAGGGGTTCTGGGGCCTTTTGGGCGTTCGGAGGGGTTTTGGAGGGGCTCTGGGGCTTTTTGGGGGAGTTCTGGGGCtttttggggggttggggggcttttggggggTCAGAAGCTTGGGGGGGGTTTGCAGGAACTCTGAGGTCTTTTAAATGGGGATTATGGGGCCtttgggggggggctcagggctTCTGGGAGGAGTCTGGGGCCCTTGGGGGGGTTTCTGGGGGCCTTTTAAAGGGGGGTGGGTTCTTCTGGGgccttttaaagttttttttttgggggctTATTGGGGCAGGGACTGGAGGTTGGGGGTGtaggggctgctgcagggtttggggCTGAGGGGATGTGGCTGTGGGGCATGTGGGGACCCAGCGAAGCTGCGGGGAGGTCGTGCAAAAAGGGGGGGTAGGGaaaagggctggggggggggggttgtttgggAGCACCTCGGGGTAGGGGCAAACTCGGGTAGGGTCAAGcgttttggggagaaaaaagcccAAACTGCGAAGTGCTCTGCTTAGCGTTTTTGTACAACGGGAAGTTTTCAGGGAGCGTgcctctgtttgcttttccgaacaggaagaagctgaaaagcaccTCCAAGTACATCTACCAGACGCTGTTCCTGAACGGCGAGAACAGTGACATCAAGATCTGCGcgctgggagaggagtggaaCTTGCACAAGATCTATTTGTGTCAGGTGAGCTGCTCGCTTACGGCACGAGCTACGATAAAGGGAGCTGATGAAATAATACCTCAACAACCCCTAAAACGATACCGCAGTACGCACGGATGGaggttttcctcttcttttctgttctcctctGTTTCCCGCTCCGCGCTCGTTCTGTGGTGGGTTCGAGCACCGTGCGTTGGGCTTTGGGAACCAACCTGAGGGAGCGCGGCTGTGGCCCCCTGTCTGCAGACAGCTTCTTCAGCTCCCTTTTGCCGTTAATTTTTTAATCCGCTTGCTTTAACCTTGGCCTGTCCTTTGTGAAAACTGCTGGAAGTTGTCTCTTGATGTCCTGAGAACCTGTTCTCGTCTGTTAAACGAGCAGCTGGGGGTCTCCCGTGAGGCTGCTGTTACTGCAGAGCAAGGAAAGCGCCTCCAGGAGGGGTTTGTTCGTAGAGCACCCTCCTCGATTCGGCGTCCCTTGGGGAGGGAcctgcagcggggctgcagctgcGTCTCCAAAGCTGCCATCGAGCGACCTGTGGAGGTCTGCGCGAACGCCGCACGTGCTGTGCCCTGCTGATCTGGGTTTTGGTGCGAATAGCCGTGGTTTTCTCTGCGCAGTGCTTccctttgctgcttttcctgggaCAGAAGTGGGGACCGAGCTTGGCTTTTGCCTCGAAGCCTCTAGCTCGGCTGCAGCCTTAACTTTAAAGCAGGAGTCTGACCTCGGGAGCAATTTATTTGAAGCCAGATGAGAAAATAGCTCCAGGCTCTCTGCCTGAAAACGTGTGTGCCCGTCTGCTAGGTGCAGTCAGACACAGTGCAGGGCTCTGAGTTACGAGGAGGTGTCAGAGTGGGACGCTCGGCAGGCTGGGTGCAGTTTTCCTGGCGTCACAAACGACAGCAGGAACGAATTCTGGCTTTTTTTCGGGTTGCGTTAACCAAATGTGGTGCAGGTACAACAATTCCTTACATCGGCCAAGGTGGCGAAGTTCCATTGTGCCCTTGCAGGAGGAAGCCTTTAGTTTGGCATGTGTTAGAGCATTTTAAAGAGCACCAACGAGGGAGGAGAGCCCCGATCGCTGGATAGAAGAGAGGGTGTGCTTTGTTGGGGCGGACGCAGCCTCAATTGCCAGCTCCGTTTTGGCTCTACAGCTAACGAAGGGAGGATGTGAGCGGGCTGAGCGGCCGGACTCCAACAGGATAGACACACTGCTCGTTAGTCCGCTGGTAATTATGGGTGGTTTTAATTGTCGCTGTGATTCTGTTGGTGCTATAGCACGAATTCGTGAGGCTGCTCCTCCAAACCTGGTGCGAGTGGCTGCTGGCGATGTTAACTCACGTCCCCGGGTGCTTTTACCAGGCTTTGAAAATGGCAGCGTTGTTCTGTAGAGGCCTCCTGCACGCGAGGCTCCTGCGAGGAGGAATTTCGCGGCTAAGTCGCCGTTCTTACAAGTTAGGTTTGTCTTGGAATTGACGCTCTGTCACTGGGAAATAGTTTTGGAGCTCAGAAACACCTCTGTAAATTACTCTTAACGAGGTTGTCTCCTCGTCCGCCTGGTTGAGCGGGCTGTCTCTGTCCGAGCGTTTCCCTGGTGTCTGAAGCTCCTGACTGACAGCCGTAAGAAACGGAGGGTTACCTTTTCCTTGCGCTGTTTGCTAAAATAATGAACTCATCCTAAAAGCGAGGAGCCGATCTGCGTGGCGCAGCTGAGGTAGCCTCGTGAGGACTGGCGAGGTGATCCTGGCTCTGAGCGTAGCGTGGTTTCGGTGTGTGCGGTCAGCGCCGCGGGGGGCGCCGAAGGGGCAGGAATATTTCCGTCGTCAGGCAGTTGGGTGCTGTCCGCTGCCCCGGGCTGAAGTGCTGAGTTACGAGGTCAGGGGATGCGGCACGGGACAAATAGACTTCATCTTTCTGGTCTCTAAGGTAAACTTCAGGGAGTGAAAGCATCTCAGGATGCATGCGTCTGCTGCTGAGAAGGACAGTCATGAGCCCTAGTAGAGCAGTGTATTTCACCCCATGTGGGTGGAAACCAATCCAGTTCTAGTTTTTTATGCCTTCCGCTTTATTATAAAGGTATATTTCCATAAGCGGTGTATGTGTCTGTGTCCTTGGTATGAGACTACAGCCTTGTACGTTAATTTGTACGTCTTGcgtgcttctttttttttttgctttaatacCCAAACTGGCATTGCCTGATGCCTGCAGGATTTGTTGCCCGCTGGTAACGTTGAGGACTTAGTTCTTGGACTAATTATATCCCCATCGGTGCTGTGGTTTGTAGGAGAAATGCTTATGCGGCTTTTCTGGCCCTCTAAAGCTCTTTACTTTGATTGTAGCCGTGCAGTCCAATTTTTCTGGATGCGTTTTCACTTTCAGGAATAAAGCAATTACCCGTAGCCCTTTCTCGAGTATGCCGGAATGTTTCAGCTTGTGAAATGTTCCCCTAACGCCTTTTGTTCGGCGTAGAGGGAAACGCGAACGGTTTGggttcctgtgctgctgtgggtgtTTTAATTTGAATGGAATCTCTTACCTGAGGTCTTTGTCTCTCGTCTCCCCTCATGTAGTCAGGCTACTTCTCCAGTATGTTCAGCGGATCCTGGAGAGAATCGAGCATGAGCGTCATAGAGCTGGAGATTCCTGACCAGAATATTGATGTGGAAGGTAAGAAGGAGCCTTTTATCTTGACCTGAAGGTAGCAGTTAGCTTGAACCtgacaaaaagaatgaaaataaagcccAGAAATTTAAAACTAACAGAAACTTGAGAGAGAGAGTCCGGTGCTCGTTTGGATTTGAGCTGAATTCGGGTCACCGGTAGGGCTGAGCTCACGTtggtgcctgctgctgaggAGCTCGCCTCGGTGTttgggcagcagggagctctcGGGAGCAACGTACGCGACTTGTGGGAACCCCAGCGGTGGAGCACATCGCCTCCTCATCCGCCAGCTCTTGAAAAGCTCTCGAGTGGAGTCCTGGCGGGGGACAGAGGCGAGCtggcaaaacattttcctgcGCTTCCGAGCCCCGTGCAGTGAAGCAGCAGAGTTCTTCAGAAGAACTGCGGAGAAATGTTTGATGTGATAGGAGTATCTCTGCCTAACGCTGCTGATCGATTGCACGGAGGGATCGTGAGGTTTAGGTTCTTCTTATCTGGTTTTATTGCTCTCCGCATTGCTCCGTGACGTGACGTGGCAGCTATTTTGGGATGGATATTTTGTTGAGATAGTGAAATGGGCCGTATTTCATTACTTAATGGCGTGTTTTGTGTGTACCGTGTGTGTGTGCGCTTGGCTGGTAAATATTAGCTTTTTAGCTAAAGAGCAAATAAGTATGGTTGTAGAGAGCGTGCACTCGAGTGCCGTGGTTGTATTTCAGGCTTCTTTCAGCTCTCCAGGTTCAATGTCCTGTATTTGTTTGACAGCTGTCCTTTTTCCAGCTCTACAGGTGGCTTTCGGCTCGCTGTACAGAGACGATGTGTTAATAAAACCCAGTCGGGTAGTTGCACTTTTAGCAGCAGCCTGCATGCTGCAGCTTGTAAGTAATAAATGCGCGGTGTTTGTACGCTCTCCTGTCAGATAAACAGCTcgtaacacacacacacgttcTGTTTCAGCCAGATAAATGAATAATTCTCGTATAGTAAGTGGAAAAGAAAGCCGAACACAGTGcactggttttgtttcaaaacgCTGTGGCTGAGACTCGGTTGGAATATTAAGTGAGATTTTGGGGATCGTATCTGGAGGTAGATTAAAGTAGGTTTTCCCAGCTCATTTGTTCTGCCCTGGAGGTATTCATCAAGCTGTTCTTTCAAGTGAGAGAGCCTTGAGAAAAACTTAAGCTATTTTTCTGGGGAACCATCTAGATAACGCAGCACAGGTCACTGTGGGGCGTGTGATTTGGGCGATAGCTCAGGCATGAAAACTTGTACGAACTGCATAATCTCTTGCACTTCCTGTTTGGAAAATTACACCTTGAATatttgtggttattttttttttgtctccacaGGATGGCTTAATCCAGCAATGTGGTGAAACGATGAAGGAAACCATTAATGCAAAAACTGTGTGTGGTTATTATAATTCAGCGGGGACATACGGGTTAGactctgtgaagaaaaagtaagaattaACTTTCTCCATGCTGCTTTGCACGCTGCTAATTAGCAATGCGAGGTTACAAGCAGTAAAATAATGCTCAAGTTAAATTCTGgttttttaaagctgtctgAATTGAGCTCTGCTCATTCTATTTAGTTTTCCAGTTTCCACTATAATCATCTGCCTTAATTTTAACGTAGATTGTAGTAGATCGATTGCCCTGTGCTGTAAATGAGTTAATTACTGAAGCGTATTAGTAAAGACAATCTATTTTATCTTCAGCGTGGcaataaaacagtatttgtgaTCATAGACCGTTTTAGAGCGAAGCTGCTCTGATGTTAAAAATGGAAGGTTAACTTTATCTTAATTGGGAGGGATAATTACGTGGTTGGGAGCAGAGTGCTGAGGTTAGAGCTGACTGCTCCCTTCTGCGGTGAATCGGAGCTTTTTGTGGTAGCTTTTGAGCTTCTGAATTTTGAGTTTAGCTTTTGCTGTACCCCGGGGGAAACTGATCCAGTGGgtggcagccctgctgtgcGAAATCGGGTGTCGTGACCTAGAGGAGCCCGAGCAAGCGTTGCAGAAATGTTGGCGTGCGTAGGAAAAAACCGAAGGTACTAATTCCTTGCTTTTAACCTAGGTGCCTTGAATGGCTCTTGAATAACCTGATGACTCACCAGAGTGTTGAGCTCTTCAAAGAACTCAGGTATTCAGGCTTCAGTTAACTTTCAGTGATAAAGTACAGGTTTTACTGAAGTGTGAATCTCACTGCACATAACCTCCTAGGCTGTTGATGCTTATTACCTAACCTTTCTTGTCTTTGTGCTGTCTCGCAGAACTCTTAcgatgttttgtgttttttttttcagcataaacCTCATGAAACAGCTGATCAGCTCTTCTAACCTATTCGTAATGCAAGTGGAAATGGACGTGTATACTGCCCTCAAAAAGGTACTCAGCAAAGGCTCGTGCTCCTGTAGCAGCTGCTGTACGAAGCTGCCAGTTATAGCCCTTTCGGTGTTTACTGCAGGTATTTAATGGGGCAGCCGAAACTGTTGTAGGAACAACTGCGTTACGAAAATGTCACTTTGATAATGAACGTGttaataattcttttaaaattctccaGTGGGCTTACTGAGTTTGTCTGTTTCACCTAGTGGATGTTCCTTCAGCTAGTGCCTTCTTGGAACGGGTCTCTGAAACAACTCTTATCCGAAGCTGATGCCTGGTTTGCCAAGCGCAGGAAAGGTAGGACGGGGTGGATTGCCTGGGGTGGCCTTGGGCTGCCGCAGATGTGGGTTAGAAGTAAAATGTGACGGCCTGCCTCCATCTCCAGGCTTTCCCCTGTTTGCTCTGGGAAGGCTCGTCTCCGCCAGCAGTCCGAGAATCATGGggtgctttgggttggaagggagcttaaAGATCATCCTGCCTgacccctgcccccagccccatccagcctggccttgagcacctctagggcacccacagctcctctggcagCCTGTCCCGCTGCCTCACCTCCCGCATAGCAAAGAATtccttcctaatatctaatctcAGCacaccctcttttagtttaaagccattcccccttgtcctatccccacgCTCCCTGAGAGAATCCCTCCcgagctttcctgcagcccccgtTAGGTCCTGGCAAGCTGCTCcaaggtctccccggagccttctctgctccaggctgaccaACCCCAGCCACTTCAGCCTGCCTGCGCAGAGATGGCTTTGTTGCTTTTGCTGTGGTACCGTTAGGGTGAGTTTCTGTTGCCTTCTCACTAGAAGGCACCGGTATttttcaaaagaggaaaagtttGGTCTGACGTTCCTGCTGAAAGGATTTATGTGTGCGTAACTTCTTCAAAATAGAAACACCTGTCACCTTGATTTTAGGTGCTGTACGTGATTCTCCTGTCTGTTGTAACTTTCCCAGATCAATAAATTAAAACTCAAACAGAAATAGGACCTGGAAAAGACTTAGGAAAGCAAGTCGTAATCCGGGTATGCTGCCTTGCAGATTTTGAGGATGACATTGCATTCCTGGAATCAGAGCAGGGGAACGCGTTCCTGTCGGTGTTCACACACCTGAGGCTGCAGTACATCATCAGTGACCTGGCATCGGCACGAATTATCGAGAGAGACTCCCTCATACCCTCAGGTGAGTGAGCACCCAGCTGATCGAGTTCCCTGTGCTTCTCGTCTGCCTTACCCCGGAGTAACTGGGGAGATCCGGGTGCGCTGCCTTGCCTCATCGCTTCCCGGTTGGTCTTCAAAGCCTAAATTGTGGCTGCAGACTCAGCAGAAGCTGAATATTTACATGCCTAAAAGTCTTAATAGGCGCATACGTAGGTGTGTTAAGTGTTCTGTCAGTCTGTCAGGTTATCAAAATATGCTGTAATCAATACTCAGTGCATTACCAGGGTCTAAGTGACTCCAGAGACCcagatgtggaaagaaaaatccttttaagaGAGCAAAACCTGCTGTGGCTCAGTTGTTTTCTAGCCAGTGCCTTTCTAAAAAGAGTTGGGCAGTTTTTAATAGGTTTTGGAATAATACCTGGcgatgaaaacaaaaacacaggacACTGTAAGCTCTTCTCCCATCTCAAAAGGCAAATGTTACTTGCTAGCAGATATTTAGGGTATTTTTAGAGGAAATAGGACAGGTAACTCCtctgctcttgtttttttttctctttgcacttTGCCTGGTGTAAGTTATATCCTGTTTCCAGATCCCGGTGCTTTTTGAAGCCTGTAGAATGGATTTCCGTGTAAATGTTGCTGTAGCTTCCTGCTGTTAACATTATCAATAAATATCAAACGATCAAAAGGCCCCCTCTCGCCTTGCTGCTGAAGTCTGAGTTCACGGGCAGGCTTTGCTCTTGGAGGCTGCACAAACCTGGCTGCTGATGGACAAATAAGGCTGGAAATGAGTTGCCAGGTTGGGGTCTCGCTTGGAAATGCCCTCCCACTGTCATTCCTGCCTTTACCCTGTGAAgcagctgccccctccccacttctctttttttcttctcggTTTAACGTGCTCCCTGTAGCAGTGGCCTTCTGATGCTCTGCCTTGGAATTTGCCTCCTGGTGTCCTTGTTCTGTATTTCACTCTGGTCTCTTACCCTAGTTGATCCCTAGCATTGAATTTTGTATCTTAACTCCTggacaggttttttttcccctctctttcttttacgCAACTTTGATTTTTTGTGCCTGCCCCCGCTCTACCTGTCCATTCACCTGTACCTCGGTGTGTCTGGAGGTGCAGGTGCCAGACATCAATTAAGGCCGCTTTATTGAGCTGTTTATCACTCTTCATTATTTGTACCTTCTTGACATCCACGTTCTTTCTGTCCGTACTTGTAGCCCTGGGCTTGCTCTGGGCTTTTGCCACCCGTAAATATTTAACCCGTCTTTCAGTTACACTGCTCTTTTCCTGTAGAATTAAAAGGATTTCTTGATCTTAATCTGGCTCCCTCCTCCGTGCCTCCACAGATGGCAGCACCGTGATACCTCGGTGCCAAAACGGGCTCAGTGGGGTGTTTGCTGTGAGGCCTGCTGGCCTGATCAAATAGTTTGACCCTTCTCAAACGTTTCGACCCTTTCCTTGTCACTGAGATGACGCAGCGAGCGTCCCTTTACTTGGTTTGCCtcccttgtgctgctgtgtCCTGTCTTCTGCCAGAAATAATGGTTCAGTTGCTCTTCTAGCTGGCAGTCTTCCCTCACCAGGCAGCTTTCGATGGAGTGGATGTGGACatttgctgctgcctgaaggCTCTGGCTTTCCCTGCTCCCAGTTCTGGCTCGGGTTAATACCTTAAGAGGTGGAGAAGAGACTTGTCTTCTACCCGAAACCTGACAAAGTAAAATACGGAGCAGCACGATTGTCGTGTGCTCCAAGTGTCTCTTAAAAAGTGTTCTGGGGCCAGCAGGGGGAGGCAGCGCACTGCAGAGAGCTGCGGTGAGCTgggggccgggctggggacGGTTTGGTCGGTTCTGCCCGGCAGGTGGGGCAGTTTTGGGGCAGCAGGCGATGAAATTTTGCATTGTATGTAAAAACGTCCGGAGAACAGATCTGTTCTTCTGTTGCGGGATATTTGATATGCCTAAGTGATTTGGGAAGCAAATACGATCCGCCCTGCTAAGTGCTTTTAAGATTGATGTTGGCAGAGGTTAGAATGCAGGTGCAAAAACATCTTCgttctgtaacaaaaaaataaaacagcgTCGGGTGATGACCCTGTAAACCCTCGCCTGCTTTACTGGTGACACGGCAGAATTGCAGGCCACTTGTGTGGGAAGTGGCGCCGTCGGCATGTGAGTaagaaggaaaaccagaaaaacaaaaaaaaaacagaaccagaaATCTGCCGGTGTCAGGCTGGAATTCCTTCTCTTCGTGTTGCTGTTACCATTTCCCAGAATGGCAGTgctcagcctttccttcatGTTCTTCTGGGGATAAGCAACCGTCTCTACACAAAACCAGCAGCCAGCTTTCTGTGCACGTCAAAGCAAAGGCGATCCCTAAATCGTTACAGTTTTAATTGCAATTGTGAAGGCGATTGCTTGTGcctaatgaaaagcagaaagcaattttCACGTAGtcacagggaaggagagaacaaaatgtttacattttcaggGCTGAGCTGTGATgaatgctgcagcaggggctcgGACACTTGGCAGTCGCACAGAGGGAAAGGCAGCTGATAGGTTTTGAGTGTGTGGTTAGTGCAGGCAGAGTATCTGGTGTTTGCTCTAGCTCTGATTATTAATTTAAGAACAAAAGGCCTGAATTCCAAGGGAGCTGGGAGCACGGGAGGGAGGGACGACAAACCCTGGAGCTCTCTGCGTGCACGGTGAAGtcgtgctgctggggctcggTGCTTGAGAGCCCTCGTGATCCGTTGATCTCTCTCCTTGCAGCCAAAACCTGTAGTAAGACGAGGAACTTTTGCTCATCAATTAAAAAGAGGCTTGGATAAGTGTTGGTGGTGCCCTCTCGAGCAGAGAACTGCCCGGCAGCGGGCAGCGCGGGGGTGGTTGTGTTGTACCTGGGTAAATTGCCGGCTGCTCTGTGTTGTGACGTGTGAGCCTTCTAGATTATTCCAGGCCAGTGTTcttggggagggaaagaaagaaaccgTGTGGTGAGTAGTGGAAAGAAACGGTGCAGTTCCTTCGTTGTGCTCTGTACGTGCGTGTGATACCGTACCGCGGGCTCCCAGCAGGGTCCGTTCTTGTTTGCGTGGAGGGGATGTGAGAGACACGTCCGTCGTGGGGCTGCTGAGCGAAACGTTCCTCCTTCTGTTCCACCTGGTCACATCTGAGCGTTTCGTGAgcactgttttctctcttaaCGTTTACAAGCTCACAGATGAGCTGCGGTTGAAACATGAAGCGGGAAAACGAGGGGTGTACGTGTGCATATattaaagaacagagaaaatgccCTGCCTCcggatttttttctcccttttagcTCACTCATTCTGTTCCTTAACTGTGTAGTTTTCCATAAGCCATTTTTACACCTTCTGTTGTCCTTTTTGATCCCGTGGAGTCCAAATCTTGGCTTTTTAAGCTAGCAGGACAAGGGCTGGCTTAAAACTTTGTTGGGAACATCCAAGGAGAGCTCAGCAGCGATCTCGCTTCTTCCCCCTTTTATCATCTTCATCAGCTATCTGCTTTGTTCCGTGCTTGGGGTGGCTCTTGCTGTTCCTTTCATTGCagtccttcctctgcagcttgtTCTCCTACGTGACCTTGCATACTTGCCCCTTTTGTTATCTCGACTAAGGACTTGCACACTGTGCTTTTGGGTGCCTGTGATCCCTTTTGTGTAACTGCCTCACAGACTattaatttgtgttttgctttatcTCTTGGTTGCAATTGTTAAGTTACCATAGCTGATAAAACCTTCCCAGTGCACTCAAAGCCCTGATTCAGGTTTATTCCTAGTAGAGGgcaactttctctttttcacacTTACCTGGGAAGAGTCGctgttccctttcccttttatttgtttttcctctcgCTCAGCTGGTGCAGAGCTGTGGCGGCGGCTCAGGAAGCAGCATTGGACCCGATGAcctctcgaggtcccttccaccccctTACAGTTCTGTGGTTCTCCTTGGGGCTTCTTAACGAGCTCCTCTGCTTGACAGAACCGCGCGTGCCGAGCAAATCTATTCGCTTGCCTACTTCCTGGCGCTCACGAGTGCTTGATCAGACAAACGCCGTGCTGAGCGACTCGGTGGTAGGTGCTGGATCgtacctgtgctgctgctgctgtggccgGGGCCTGGAGGCGAACACCACGAGTCCCTTACCGCTGGTGGGTTAGCTCAGGCTGCTCAGTTAGCAAGCGTAAGCTTATTATTTCAATGTAACCTCATTTCtctatttcaaatgtttttgaacaTCCCCCCCTTCCCGGCTCCGAAGACAACACCAAGctcatttatg is part of the Cygnus atratus isolate AKBS03 ecotype Queensland, Australia chromosome 27, CAtr_DNAZoo_HiC_assembly, whole genome shotgun sequence genome and encodes:
- the GMCL1 gene encoding germ cell-less protein-like 1, with the protein product MGSLSSRVLRRRRGGGGSSSSSPGAGDGGGGGRGGKRRRGGAEGPGDSDSEGEAEREERLLNAPRRKKLKSTSKYIYQTLFLNGENSDIKICALGEEWNLHKIYLCQSGYFSSMFSGSWRESSMSVIELEIPDQNIDVEALQVAFGSLYRDDVLIKPSRVVALLAAACMLQLDGLIQQCGETMKETINAKTVCGYYNSAGTYGLDSVKKKCLEWLLNNLMTHQSVELFKELSINLMKQLISSSNLFVMQVEMDVYTALKKWMFLQLVPSWNGSLKQLLSEADAWFAKRRKDFEDDIAFLESEQGNAFLSVFTHLRLQYIISDLASARIIERDSLIPSEWLSSVYKQQWFAMLRAEQDNDIGPQEINKEELEGNSMRCGRKLAKDGDYCWRWTGFNFGFDLLVTYTNRYIIFKRNTLNQPCSGSVSLQPRRNIAFRLRLASFDSSGKIICSRTTGYQILTLEKDQEQVVMNLDSRLLIFPLYICCNFLYTSPEKKTDSEALLENLES